A single genomic interval of Xyrauchen texanus isolate HMW12.3.18 chromosome 8, RBS_HiC_50CHRs, whole genome shotgun sequence harbors:
- the fam117aa gene encoding protein FAM117A produces the protein MSCRSGVARVGNQGLQPLRATVPFQLQNRTASRCKDTKAAECKTKGRPPKPTLRRTLSLETLVGPYLQGHWPKEPEGQPVTCVNDKATQTPSSWIEETRGRRGGGGHKRSASWGSAEHIREVAKLRHSLQKRSRHAPPATDCDHTQQHAHNSQTHTPGSTQTMPLIPLSRLAPRLRRSVEGLNLELEGVFVSETSKEQHKILDVPDGHRAPVPAQRYSSTSQSDPSPGQLSPSHSPCTITDSDTVVCGPLCPLPSPPLCMSEPPSSSPRPNKTYLFQREPPEGCERVRVSEEAILPWHGNAPLQPSCPDPNKVNFTPHGGSAFCPVSLLKPLLPSMDLLFRGLSVSPVTGCSAQGPGTCQSPGHAVGGYLSVILPDSTTTSL, from the exons ATGTCTTGTCGGAGTGGAGTGGCCCGGGTGGGTAACCAAGGACTGCAGCCCCTCCGAGCCACGGTCCCGTTTCAGCTCCAGAACCGAACAGCATCACGATGCAAAGACACCAAAGcag cagagtGCAAGACGAAGGGCCGTCCCCCGAAGCCAACCTTGCGACGGACATTGTCTCTCGAAACTTTGGTGGGACCATACCTGCAGGGCCACTGGCCTAAGGAACCAGAGGGTCAGCCTGTTACCTGTGTCAATGACAAGGCCACACAG ACTCCCAGTTCCTGGATAGAAGAAACACGGGGGCGGAGAGGGGGCGGTGGTCACAAGCGCTCTGCATCATGGGGTAGCGCTGAGCACATCAGAGAG GTTGCTAAGTTACGGCACTCCTTGCAGAAACGCTCCAGACACGCACCTCCTGCCACGGACTGCGACCACACACAGCAACATGCACACaacagccaaacacacacacctggaagtacacag ACAATGCCTTTGATTCCTCTGAGCCGATTGGCCCCCAGACTGAGACGCAGTGTGGAAGGACTGAACCTGGAGCTGGAAGGAGTCTTTGTGTCTGAAACATCAAAGGAACAACACAAG ATTCTTGATGTCCCAGATGGTCACAGAGCCCCTGTCCCTGCTCAAAGGTACAGCAGCACTTCACAGAGTGACCCTTCTCCTGGCCAGCTGTCTCCCTCACACTCGCCCTGCACCATCACTGACTCTG ATACTGTTGTGTGTGGGCCCCTCTGTCCgcttccttctcctcctctgtGTATGTCTGAGCCGCCATCCTCCTCTCCTCGACCCAACAAGACATATTTATTCCAGAGAGAACCTCCAGAGGGCTGCGAGAGAGTACGTGTGTCTGAGGAGGCCAT ACTTCCCTGGCATGGAAATGCCCCTCTGCAGCCCTCCTGTCCTGACCCTAATAAGGTGAATTTTACACCTCACGGTGGCTCCGCCTTCTGCCCTGTGAGTCTCCTCAAGCCCCTCCTTCCTTCTATGGATCTGTTATTCCGTGGCCTTTCTGTTTCACCAGTCACTGGCTGTTCGGCTCAAGGTCCTGGCACCTGCCAGTCACCAGGACATGCTGTGGGGGGATACTTGAGCGTGATCCTCCCGGACTCTACCACCACCTCTCTGTGA
- the LOC127647952 gene encoding RUN domain-containing protein 3A-like yields the protein MKSSCLKTAMAMGLTSKKSSSRNIAAERKNLITVCRFSVKTLLEKYTAEPIDDSSEEFINFAAILEHILCHRFKGPGGWFSSDGQRSFWDYIRLACSKVHNNCISSIESIENISTSRAKGRAWIRVALMEKRLSEYVATALRDTRTTRRFYDDGAIMLREEATVLTGMLIGLSAIDFSFCLKGEVLDGKTPAVIDYTPYLKFTQSYDYLSDEEDCRSVDSSASDESVAEHPYIPLVTDEETWSNKCRKMEQRFKIVYAQKGYLEELVRLRESQLKNVETENKRLDAKLEELRIQSQQERQELEAIILELQAQLTAIIPSHLVKGLSIPLINQWSTAQAANKQGNVKVFRRRSFHSLNLSADVSLNSDSHNEDSNQNRGTAWTPAKDNTPSMLGLCGSLASLPSCKSLASLKSSEYLVNISTEPSPALSPN from the exons GTTCTCTGTAAAGACTTTATTGGAAAAGTACACTGCAGAGCCCATTGATGACTCTTCAGAGGAGTTCATTAACTTTGCTGCAATTTTGGAACACATCCTCTGTCACCGCTTTAAAG GTCCAGGTGGTTGGTTTAGTTCAGATGGCCAAAGGAGTTTCTGGGATTATATCCGTCTGGCTTGCAGTAAAGTCCACAACAACTGCATCAGTAGCATTGAGAGCATAGAGAACATTAGTACATCACGAGCAAAG GGGCGAGCCTGGATTCGTGTGGCTTTGATGGAGAAGCGTCTGTCTGAATATGTAGCCACAGCATTAAGAGACACTCGAACCACCAG GAGATTTTATGATGATGGCGCTATTATGCTAAGGGAGGAAGCTACCGTTCTGACTGGGATGCTAATTGGACTCAGTGCTATTGACTTCAG TTTTTGTCTGAAAGGAGAGGTTTTGGATGGAAAGACTCCAGCAGTGATCGACTACACACCTTACCTGAAGTTCACCCAGAG CTATGACTACCTGAGTGATGAGGAGGACTGCCGCAGTGTGGACAGTAGTGCCAGTGATGAGAGTGTAGCTGAACATCCCTACATTCCTCTGGTCACAGATGAAGAGACCTGGAGCAACAAGTGCCGAAAGATGGAGCAAAGGTTCAAGATCGTCTATGCACAAAAg GGTTATTTAGAGGAATTGGTGCGCTTGAGGGAGTCCCAGCTGAAAAATGTAGAAACTGAGAACAAGAGGCTAGATGCTAAACTAGAAGAACTGCGGATTCAGAGCCAGCAAGAGAGGCAGGAACTGGAGGCCATTATACTGGAGCTACAAGcacaact CACTGCCATAATTCCCTCTCATTTGGTAAAAGGCCTGTCTATTCCACTCATCAACCAATGGTCAACTGCACAAGCCGCAAATAAACAAGGAAACGTAAAGGTGTTCCGTCG gagaagtTTTCACAGTTTGAACCTCTCGGCTGATGTGAGTTTGAACTCTGACTCTCATAATGAAGACAGCAATCAGAATAGAGGCACAGCGTGGACACCAG CTAAGGACAACACTCCATCTATGCTGGGTCTATGTGGTTCTTTGGCTTCTCTACCCAGCTGTAAGTCTCTGGCAAGTCTCAAATCTAGTGAGTATTTGGTCAACATCAGCACCGAGCCAAGTCCTGCCCTCTCCCCCAACTAG